One stretch of Mus pahari chromosome 15, PAHARI_EIJ_v1.1, whole genome shotgun sequence DNA includes these proteins:
- the LOC110333169 gene encoding protocadherin beta-16-like → METAWMCNLRQRQVLAFLVLLHVSGAGAELGPYSIEEETERGSFVANLGKDLGVELAEISSRRARIMSQENKEHLQLNLQSGDLLINEKLDREELCGPIEPCVLHFQVLMENPLEVFQAELRVIDINDCSPVFSEREMILRIPENSALGNTFPLNNALDSDVEINNIQTYRLSSNSHFLVVTRNRSDGRKYPELVLEKELDREEEPELRLTLTALDGGSPPRSGTAQILIEVVDTNDNAPEFQQPTYRVQIPENSPTGSLVLTVSANDLDSGDYGNVLYALSQPSEDISKTLEVNPVTGEIRLRKEVDFETIPSYEVDIKATDGGGLSGKCTLLLQVVDVNDNAPEVMLSALTSPVPENSPNEVVAVFSVRDPDSANNGKMIASIEEDLPFLLKSSGKNFYTLVTKRALDREEREQFNITITVSDLGTPRLTTQHTITVAVSDTNDNAPAFNQTSYTLFVRENNSPAMHIGTISATDSDSGSNAHITYSLLPPHDHQLALDSLISINADNGQLFALRALDYETLQAFEFHVGAIDQGSPALSSQALVRVVVLDDNDNAPFVLYPMQNSSAPCTELLPRAAEPGYLVTKVVAVDRDSGQNAWLSFQLLKATEPGLFSVWAHNGEVRTTRMLSERDVPKHRLLLLVKDNGDPPRSASITLHVLVVDGFSQPYLPLPEVARNPAHEEDALTLYLVIALASVSSLFLLSVLLFVGVRLCKRARAASLSGYSVPEGHIPGHLVDVRGVGTLSQSYQYDVCLMGDSSGTNEFNFLKPVLPSSLDQCSGKEIEGNSTLLNSFGFHH, encoded by the coding sequence ATGGAGACTGCGTGGATGTGCAATCTGAGACAAAGGCAAGTCCTGGCTTTCCTTGTTTTGCTGCATGTGTCTGGGGCAGGGGCAGAACTGGGTCCATATTCCatagaggaagaaacagagaggggaTCCTTTGTGGCAAATCTTGGGAAAGATCTGGGGGTGGAACTGGCAGAGATATCCAGTCGCAGGGCTCGGATCATGTCCCAGGAAAACAAAGAGCATCTGCAGCTCAACCTTCAATCTGGAGATTTGCTCATAAATGAGAAACTGGACCGAGAGGAGCTATGTGGCCCCATTGAGCCTTGTGTTCTACATTTCCAAGTGTTAATGGAAAACCCTTTAGAGGTATTTCAGGCTGAACTGAGGGTGATAGACATAAATGACTGTTCTCCAGTGTTCAGTGAAAGAGAAATGATACTGAGAATACCAGAAAACAGTGCTCTGGGAAATACGTTCCCTTTAAATAATGCTCTGGACTCAGATGTAGAAATCAACAATATCCAGACCTATAGGCTCAGCTCAAACTCTCATTTCCTGGTTGTAACCCGCAACCGCAGTGATGGCAGGAAGTACCCAGagctggtgctggagaaagaactGGATCGAGAGGAGGAACCTGAGCTGAGGTTAACTCTGACAGCTTTGGATGGTGGCTCTCCTCCCCGGTCTGGGACGGCACAGATTCTCATTGAAGTAGTGGACACCAATGATAATGCACCCGAGTTTCAGCAGCCAACATACCGAGTGCAAATTCCCGAGAACAGCCCCACTGGTTCTCTGGTACTCACAGTCTCAGCCAATGACTTGGACAGTGGAGATTATGGGAACGTATTGTATGCACTTTCTCAGCCTTCAGAAGATATTAGCAAAACGTTAGAAGTAAACCCTGTAACCGGAGAAATTCGGCTACGAAAAGAGGTGGATTTTGAAACTATTCCCTCTTATGAAGTGGATATCAAGGCCACGGATGGGGGAGGTCTCTCAGGAAAATGCACGCTGTTACTGCAGGTGGTGGACGTGAATGACAATGCCCCAGAAGTGATGCTATCTGCTCTTACCAGCCCAGTCCCAGAAAACTCCCCGAACGAGGTAGTTGCTGTTTTCAGTGTTAGAGATCCTGATTCAGCGAACAATGGAAAAATGATTGCCTCCATCGAAGAGGATCTTCCCTTTCTTCTAAAATCTTCAGGAAAGAACTTTTACACTTTAGTGACCAAGAGAGCACttgacagggaagaaagagagcaaTTCAACATCACCATCACTGTCTCTGATCTGGGGACACCCAGGCTCACAACCCAACACACCATAACAGTGGCGGTCTCTGACACCAATGACAACGCCCCCGCCTTCAACCAAACCTCATATACCCTGTTCGTCCGCGAGAACAACAGCCCCGCCATGCACATAGGCACCATCAGCGCAacagactcagactcaggctCCAATGCCCACATCACCTACTCGCTGCTGCCGCCTCACGACCACCAGCTGGCCCTCGACTCGCTCATCTCCATCAACGCAGACAATGGGCAGCTGTTCGCTCTCAGGGCTCTGGACTATGAGACCCTGCAGGCCTTCGAGTTCCACGTGGGTGCAATAGACCAAGGTTCGCCCGCACTCAGCAGTCAGGCTCTGGTGCGCGTGGTGGTACtggatgacaatgacaatgcGCCCTTCGTGCTCTACCCGATGCAGAATTCCTCTGCGCCTTGCACAGAACTGTTGCCCAGGGCAGCGGAGCCCGGATACCTGGTCACAAAGGTGGTGGCTGTGGACCGCGACTCTGGTCAGAATGCCTGGCTGTCATTCCAGCTGCTCAAGGCTACGGAACCCGGGCTGTTCAGCGTGTGGGCTCACAATGGCGAGGTGCGCACCACCAGGATGCTGAGCGAGCGCGATGTGCCCAagcacaggctgctgctgctggtcaaGGACAATGGCGATCCTCCGCGCTCTGCCAGTATCACGCTGCACGTGCTAGTGGTGGATGGCTTCTCTCAgccctacctgcctctgccagagGTGGCGCGCAATCCCGCGCACGAAGAGGATGCTCTAACACTGTACCTGGTCATAGCCTTAGCATCTGTGTCTTCGCTCTTCCTTTTGTCTGTGCTGCTGTTTGTGGGGGTGAGGCTGTGCAAGAGGGCCAGGGCGGCCTCTCTGAGTGGTTATTCTGTGCCTGAGGGACACATTCCAGGCCATCTGGTGGATGTCAGAGGTGTGGGGACCCTGTCCCAGAGCTACCAGTATGATGTATGTCTGATGGGCGATTCTTCTGGGACCAACGAGTTTAACTTCTTAAAGCCAGTTCTCCCTAGCTCCCTAGACCAGTGCTCCGGTAAAGAAATAGAGGGAAATTCCACACTCCTCAATAGTTTTGGATTTCATCATTAA